The genome window CTATAGATTTTCAGATAATTACCCGATTTTAAAATTTGCCACAAGGCCAGAGGTAGAAATACTTAATTATAATACTCCGACGACCGATACCGCAATGAAATTATTTATGAAAAAATCGGTAGTCCCTACAAAACAATGCAGGTCCGAAAAATCAGCTACTTACAAGGTATTGGGACTGTAATGAGATATCTCCAGTTTAGTGGAGAATTCGTAAGTCCCATCTGCATTGCCGGTGTATTATGGTTATACTTTTTTATAAATTTCTCGTTTTCATTGTTAATTCGTATTCGTAAGCTCTTATGAAATTGTATGTAATTATAGTTGAATAAGTTGATCCACATTACATTACTAAAATTCAGCTTGTTCTTGCAATACCCCAGAGTTTTTCTCTGAAGATAGGAGATATGTTGCCTTAGGGTAAGGTTCAGTCTCTCAATAAATGAGGTGTTTTGGCTTTTTCCGGGGAAATCTTTTACAGTACCTTTCACAAAATATTTTTTAACTGTTACAAGCCGACGCTTTATTCGGCGCTTAATAATTTGCAGGTAAGCATAAGGAATCTCAGACATAATGTTTTCGAGCGCATTTTTGTAAGCCGCTAATTTATCTGCAGCGACCTTTAATATATTATCTTTTCCCCATTTGCCCAACTTTTTAACGCCCTTTACTAAACGGTTTGCAGTGTAAGTTGTTCTTGAACCCAACTCGAAACCGATCCAGAATTTTGTTGTTGATTCAAGAGCGATAAAAACCCATAATTGTTGACTTTTATTTTTAAGGTAAGACCATAGTTCATCCATCTGGAGAAATACAATGGTAAGTCCGATAGTAAAACAAAGAAATAGGTGAAATTGCTGGCCTTTTTGTCCAATAGCTTTTTGCCGTTGTTCAATTGTCCTTCGATCTTTTTGAAGTACATCGGCAATTGCATCAGTGCCAAGGCCGTAAGAGTTTAGCTTTGCCGTTTGCTCATATTCTTTAAAACTGCCATGCTTTCCAAAAAGATCGGAATATCCTGTTTCTGAGAATCTATGTTTGCCACCATTGCAGTAAAACATTTGTCTTGGCTCAAAATCGGATTTTGTTATGTAAACTCCATCCTTGGCGATTTTGTTCTCGGTTGATTA of Desulfosarcina sp. BuS5 contains these proteins:
- a CDS encoding IS1 family transposase, giving the protein MFYCNGGKHRFSETGYSDLFGKHGSFKEYEQTAKLNSYGLGTDAIADVLQKDRRTIEQRQKAIGQKGQQFHLFLCFTIGLTIVFLQMDELWSYLKNKSQQLWVFIALESTTKFWIGFELGSRTTYTANRLVKGVKKLGKWGKDNILKVAADKLAAYKNALENIMSEIPYAYLQIIKRRIKRRLVTVKKYFVKGTVKDFPGKSQNTSFIERLNLTLRQHISYLQRKTLGYCKNKLNFSNVMWINLFNYNYIQFHKSLRIRINNENEKFIKKYNHNTPAMQMGLTNSPLNWRYLITVPIPCK